Below is a window of Candidatus Hydrogenedens sp. DNA.
TCAACTTTTTCTCGAAGACCAGCACGCTTTTGGAAGGGGGCAGGGAAATTTCTATCGTCCTCTGGTTTCTGTTTCCTTTATGCTTGATTACCTTCTGTCCTATAAACAGGAAAAGGAAAATTCTTTATTTCCTGTAATTTCTCCCTTAGTTTTTCATATAACCAACAGCCTTTGGCATGCATGTGTCGTTATCCTTGTATTTTTATTACTAAACCGACTAAAAGCCCCTTTTTTTGTTTCTTTCTGGACAGGTGTAATTTATGCTGTTCATCCTATTCCTACAGAAGCCGTTACCTACATTAGTGGTCGTGCAGATATGATGTCTGCTGTTTTCCTATTAGCAGGGGTTATTTCTTGTATCCAGTATTTACAGGGAGAAAAGGGACTGCGAAAAAAACTATATCTAATCGCCTGTCCATTATTTTTTACTTTGGGACTACTCAGTAAAGAATCCAGCAATATTTTTCCTCTTTTAATTTTACTCATAATACCTTTTACACCCAATATTCAAAATTTTCAAAAAGCACCAGGTTTCCAGCAAATAAAAAAATGGCTTCCTCTTTTACTCTCTGTAATAGTTTCTGCAATCTATATTGTTTTACGAATGACCCTACTAAACTTTTCAGAAAAGTCGGTTTCTATCATTAAAACATGGGGCGATAAAATTGTAGAAATCGGGCAATCTTTCGCTTTTTATATTCGAATTCTTTTTTTTCCTTTTGGTTTACATATGGAACAAACCCTTGAGAACACCCCCTATTGGACAGCATTACTTGGATACGCTTTTTTAATCATCATCAGTCTAATTGCTTATTGGTCATGGAAAAACAAACTGTATAGAGTTTTTATAAGTATTTTATGGTTTTTAATTACATGGTTCCCTATCTCAGGTTTTTTTACATTGAATGCACCCCAAGCAGAACATTGGATGTATACACCTATGATAGGTTTCTGGTGGTGTGTTTTGGAGATAATTTGCTACTATATAAAACCTCTGACTTCGCAAAACTCTTATAAAAAATATATACTCCCTGCAATAAATATCTTACTTATCATTATAACCCTTTTTTATTTTTATTTAACTTACCTTCGAAATCAAGAGTGGAAAGATAACGAGACTATATTCTGCAGCACATTGTACTATAATCCCAATACAATACGAGTTCGATATAATCTTGCAGTAACTTATGAAGAAATAATGAAAAACTACCCTGGTGCAAAAAGAGAATATCAAGAATTGATGAAAATATATGATAGGATTAAAAGAAAATCTGGAGTTTTAGAAAAACAAATTTCCTTCATGAATGAAGAAGAAATTGAAACATGGCTTTCTTTTGGAAAAACATTGTTTAATATGGGAAAATTTAACGAATCTATAGAACATCTAACACCCGTAAGTTTTTTAGTAAAACAAAAGAATTTTGTCCCTTATGGAATTGAAGCATTGTGGTATATTGCTCAATCTTCTCTTGCTTTGGGAGATATAAAAACATATCAAATGATTTCTTCTCGAATACAAACCGCGGATGAAAAATTATTAAAAGAAATACAGAAAATTTCTACAGGCGGAAAATTGGCAGTGCCTTCCTATATGCCTGTTGAAAACTAAAATCATAAGATAAAGGGAATGGATATGCTTAAACACAGACTTTTACATCCTGAAATTCTTTATGCTATTGCAGGTGCCGGTCACGGTTCAAAAATTTTAATTACAGATGGGAATTACCCTGCCAGCACAAAAGAAGGGGTATCTGCAGAGACTGTTTATCTTAATCTTGCTCCGGGAATTGTAAAAGTAACTGAAGTCCTCGATACACTGCTTACTGCAGTAGAGATTGAAGAAGCGTATGTAATGATGCCTAACACAGGAGAAGAACCGGAAATTTATAAAGAATTTCGTCAATCCCTGCCCCATTTATCATTGATTAAGTTAGACCGATTTGATTTTTACGATTGTGCATCCTCTTCAGATACCTGCTTACAAATTGTTACCGGTGACCAGCGTCTTTATGCTAATATATTGTTGACTATTGGGGTAGTAAAACCCTAAACATGATTATTCGTTTGCAAATTGCAATTTTTGTTAAAATAAGATAATAATATATTATAAATTGTTGACAATTTTCTTGACAAAAGATATAAAAAATGATAGAATTAAAAATAAACTAAAATTGAAGATTACAAACGAATTATAATTATGGAGATGAAACATGTCTGAATTTGAAAACCTTTCTCCCGAAGAAGAAAAAAAGAAAAAGGAAGAAATTCCCAGTGCGGATTCAGGATTGGGAAATCTTCCACCTTTAAGTGATTTTGATACAGGTGAAGTTTCTGACCTAAGCAGTCAACTTCCTCCATTATCTTCTTTCGATTCCGACGCTTTCAAAAAAGCAAAAGGAAGTGATGACTTTGAAGGAGGATTACCTCCTATCAGCGATATAGATATTGTGGTGCCGGAACCGACAGGTGGTAATATCAAAACAACTCCAACAGAATTTGATAAATTAGGTGGCTCGGCATTAGGTTCTCTTTCGACACCCTCACAGCCTGGAACGAAAAAACCTTCCTTCCAGGACCTTGCTGCTGACAGTGATTTCTCCCCGGAAACTCCTGAAATAGGACCGGGTCCTATTAGTCTTGAATCAGGTTTAGAAACTCCATTAGGTGATAGTGCTTTTGGCGGTGGTAGTAAAGGAGGCGTATTCGACCTGAAATCTGCACCTCCTTCCGAAACTGTCGCCACGGCACCAACACAAATTATAGAAACTCCTATTTTTGGAAGTGCTCAGACACCGTCGCCTGATTTTGGTTCACCCGCTGTGGGATTTGGTGGAGTGCAAAGTGGTGGTTCATCTGCTCCTGCAGGCATAGAAGGATTAGGAACGGATATTTTTGGAGCACCCATTGGTCCCGGTTTAGAAACACCTATTCCGGAATTCACAGCAGGGTCCGGTGTGGCTGTAACACCCCCAATTGCACCTACAACTTCTACACAACCTCCTACAGATACAGGTGCACCTGCTGCACCGGCTAAGAAAAAGAAATTTAAAATTCCGATGGCACCCATTGCCGCAATTATTGCATTGATTATTGGTATAATTGCGGGTCCATTCTTATCAAATTATCTACCTATTCCAAATCCCGCAAAACAGGAAATCGCCGCGTTAGAAAACCAATTGAAACAGCGAGATGAAATTATACACAGATATTCTGACATCCATGAGAATGCTCCCGGTTCCAAATTAAATCCGGAGGAAGTCCAGAAATTGCAAAATGAATTATTAGATATCTCAAATAAAATTAAGTCTGCCCAACAAGAGTTGGATGGCGTAAACGCAAAAATAACCGAACGGCAGTCGGCATTACAAGCAGTAGAAGCAGATATTGCCGCGAAAAACGAACAATATGTTTCTGCTCAAGAAGCATATGATAATCTGGTTAATGAAACTGAAATTATTAAAGCCCGTCAAACAGGACTTTTAGCAGAAATAGAAAGACTTACCAATCAGGTAGGACAACTGGAAGAAGCCAATGCAAGAAGCCTTGCTA
It encodes the following:
- a CDS encoding RbsD/FucU family protein, which codes for MLKHRLLHPEILYAIAGAGHGSKILITDGNYPASTKEGVSAETVYLNLAPGIVKVTEVLDTLLTAVEIEEAYVMMPNTGEEPEIYKEFRQSLPHLSLIKLDRFDFYDCASSSDTCLQIVTGDQRLYANILLTIGVVKP